In the genome of Bacteroidales bacterium, one region contains:
- a CDS encoding ATP-binding protein — translation MIPKEESQQVEFKLIWKDEYLKQLCGFANSQGGSMYFGVNDHGKVVGLQNTKRLLEEIPNKGANLMGIVLHVDLLFENSLPYLLLKVPQSSQPVSLRGKYYVRSGSTTQELNGFALQNFLLKRLLPLTPCDFFLPCL, via the coding sequence ATGATACCCAAAGAAGAATCACAACAAGTAGAATTCAAATTGATCTGGAAGGATGAATATTTGAAGCAATTATGCGGATTTGCTAATTCGCAGGGTGGTTCGATGTATTTTGGGGTAAATGATCATGGTAAAGTTGTTGGTCTTCAGAACACAAAAAGATTACTTGAAGAAATTCCGAATAAGGGAGCAAATCTAATGGGAATAGTATTGCATGTGGATTTGCTTTTTGAGAATAGTCTCCCTTATTTATTGCTTAAAGTGCCTCAAAGTTCACAACCTGTTAGTCTGCGAGGTAAATATTATGTAAGAAGCGGTTCTACAACGCAAGAACTAAACGGTTTTGCTTTGCAGAATTTCTTGTTGAAAAGGCTTTTGCCTCTGACCCCA
- a CDS encoding PDDEXK nuclease domain-containing protein has product MNTDLKYDDYKDLLRQVVAEIKSARVTAARKVNREMIMLYWSIGKLIVEKQLTQGYGQSVVERLSDDLKSEFPDSTGFSSRNLWDMKRFYETYYHQDEILRQVVAELPWGHHLLILNKTKQTEEAAYYIKNAIEFAWSRDILLNQIKSDAFTKHKILPKQHNFSKALPEHLQEQADEMLKSRYNLGFLDIERPILERELEKRLVEKIKHFMLELGKGFSFMGNQYRLVLEGDEYFVDSGISAKGCE; this is encoded by the coding sequence TTGAATACTGATCTAAAATACGACGATTACAAAGATTTACTGCGGCAGGTTGTCGCAGAAATCAAGTCAGCCCGTGTTACTGCTGCCCGGAAGGTAAATCGGGAAATGATCATGTTATATTGGAGTATCGGTAAGCTGATAGTTGAAAAACAGTTAACTCAAGGATATGGCCAATCGGTGGTTGAACGATTAAGTGATGACTTGAAAAGTGAATTTCCTGATTCGACCGGATTTTCATCAAGAAATCTCTGGGATATGAAACGGTTTTATGAAACTTATTATCATCAGGATGAGATTCTGCGACAAGTTGTCGCAGAATTGCCCTGGGGGCATCACTTGCTGATACTAAATAAAACTAAGCAAACAGAGGAAGCTGCATATTATATTAAAAATGCAATAGAATTTGCATGGAGTAGGGACATATTGCTTAATCAGATAAAATCTGATGCCTTCACAAAACATAAAATTTTACCAAAGCAGCATAACTTTTCAAAAGCACTCCCGGAGCATTTGCAGGAGCAAGCTGATGAAATGTTGAAAAGCAGGTACAATCTTGGATTCCTTGATATAGAACGCCCGATCCTTGAACGTGAATTAGAAAAACGGCTTGTTGAAAAGATCAAACATTTCATGCTGGAACTTGGAAAAGGATTTTCTTTCATGGGAAACCAATACAGATTAGTGCTGGAGGGTGACGAATATTTTGTCGACAGTGGAATTAGCGCTAAGGGATGTGAATAA